The genomic segment TGATCGCGTTAGCCGTTCGTCTTCTCAAGGTAATGGACGCTGAAGTGATGGTTCGCATCCGTCCAGTAGGTGACGGCACGAAAGCCACTTTTACCCGCCAACTGCTGAAATTCTTCGATGCTATATTTGTACGAATTTTCTGTATGAATCGTTTCACCTTCCTGGAACGTAAACGACTGACCGTTGATTTGTACGATCTGGTCAACCCGACTGCGGATGTGCATCTCGATTCGACCTTGCGCTTCATTATAAAAGGCTACATGCTCAAACCTTGTTTGATCAAATGTTCCATCTAAGACACGATTGATGTGGGTCAGGATGTTTAAGTTGAACGCTTCCGTGACGCCGGCCATATCGTTATACGCTCGATGAAGGATGTCCGGATTTTTTTTCGTATCGACACCGACTAAAAAGCCGTCTCCCACTTCGAGTAAATGAGATGAATGGCGCAAGAACTCCATCGCCTCCACTGGATCAAAGTTACCAATCGTCGATCCCGGGAAGAAGATAACTTTTTTCAGTGCGCGGTCGACCGGTAAGGTGATCGGTGTCGAATAGTCGCCACAAACCGCTTTAATCGAGAGATTCGGATAATCCTTTGACAATTCCGCCGCCGACTGTAGTAAATAGTCCTTCGAGATATCGATTGGGACATATTCTTCCAACCCGTGCAGCGAACTGAGCAGACTTTTGATTTTCCGACTACTGCCACTCCCATACTCAATCAATGTATGGACAGGACCAATCTTATCTGCAATCGTCGTTTGGTGCGTCGTCAAAATCTCGAGTTCAGTGCGCGTCGGATAATATTCCGGTTGTTGCGTAATCTGCTCGAACAGTTCCGACCCCGTTTGATCGTAAAAATACTTGGCGTGAAGCGTTTTAGCCGGTTTCGATAAACCAGCTATGACTTCTTCTAACATATTTTGCTGCGTCGTATATAAATCAAAGCTCTTCACTTGCTGACTCATCTTACAGGTCACCTGCCAAAC from the Exiguobacterium oxidotolerans JCM 12280 genome contains:
- the egtD gene encoding L-histidine N(alpha)-methyltransferase, coding for MSQQVKSFDLYTTQQNMLEEVIAGLSKPAKTLHAKYFYDQTGSELFEQITQQPEYYPTRTELEILTTHQTTIADKIGPVHTLIEYGSGSSRKIKSLLSSLHGLEEYVPIDISKDYLLQSAAELSKDYPNLSIKAVCGDYSTPITLPVDRALKKVIFFPGSTIGNFDPVEAMEFLRHSSHLLEVGDGFLVGVDTKKNPDILHRAYNDMAGVTEAFNLNILTHINRVLDGTFDQTRFEHVAFYNEAQGRIEMHIRSRVDQIVQINGQSFTFQEGETIHTENSYKYSIEEFQQLAGKSGFRAVTYWTDANHHFSVHYLEKTNG